Proteins encoded within one genomic window of Brassica rapa cultivar Chiifu-401-42 chromosome A09, CAAS_Brap_v3.01, whole genome shotgun sequence:
- the LOC103840219 gene encoding FRIGIDA-like protein 2 isoform X1, giving the protein MWMYLASSVLAFFISLALQLYMVFRSIATCSPFPVRSQIFFGLVGRMFVLARDREIAVHEGNRDYEMAAGGTNQSKSRAPPTMTAPESISLAINQIDEKKQKLKQAFDDLQPHRSLLSPSFNLSWSDIDSRFSSLQSSLSDRFRLLQPDRTEPPPLLWPELRTFCDNMDGKGLGKFMVDNSNKRLSIKPELAQAIRSSSSPAALVLDAIQGSYRCSPPSSARALDARRTFVLLLEALIEIKPSLTNELRERARTLASDWRLNICNKSSEALGFLHLVVVFELVSVFKMEEILDYVFLISKCRQATTLSKMLGLDKTIVAGIVQKLLHTGRLLAAITFIYEFEMTDRFRPVNVLKTSLYNSREAAKRVCAEGGNSLKAQNEATDKELSALRLVIRVIKERNLEIEFFEEDLEESVQELENLRAQRRQAAKPASPAIPPKRPRVATGNNLTTRTHNQQPPLLPDPRHGLQVNPFGFVNSTVPGVNVPYGNQLAPYGSVPAPAIVARPVYYQQQTGYGLRPQYQPPYYPQ; this is encoded by the exons TCTTCGGTACTGGCCTTCTTCATTAGTTTGGCGCTTCAGTTATATATGGTGTTCAGATCTATTGCTACGTGCTCTCCTTTTCCGGTGCGTTCTCAGATCTTCTTTGGACTTGTCGGACGAATGTTTGTTCTAGCCAG agaCAGAGAGATTGCAGTGCATGAAG GAAACAGAGATTATGAGATGGCAGCGGGGGGAACAAATCAATCAAAATCTAGGGCTCCACCTACAATGACGGCTCCTGAATCAATCTCCTTAGCGATCAACCAAATCGACGAGAAGAAGCAAAAGCTGAAGCAAGCCTTCGACGACCTTCAACCTCACCGTTCCCTCCTCTCCCCATCTTTCAACCTCTCCTGGTCCGACATCGACTCTCGCTTCTCCTCTCTCCAGTCCTCACTCTCTGACCGCTTCCGCCTCCTCCAACCCGACAGAACCGAACCACCCCCGCTCCTCTGGCCGGAACTGCGAACGTTCTGCGACAACATGGACGGCAAAGGCTTGGGGAAGTTCATGGTTGATAACTCGAATAAGCGTTTGTCGATCAAACCGGAGCTTGCGCAAGCGATTCGATCCTCATCGAGTCCAGCAGCTTTGGTTCTTGACGCGATCCAAGGCTCTTACCGTTGTTCCCCGCCGTCTTCCGCCAGAGCCCTCGATGCGAGGAGGACGTTCGTTTTGCTGTTGGAAGCTTTGATTGAGATCAAACCAAGTCTCACTAACGAGTTGAGGGAGAGAGCGAGGACGCTCGCTTCCGATTGGAGGTTGAATATATGTAACAAATCATCGGAAGCGTTAGGGTTTCTTCACTTGGTCGTAGTCTTTGAGTTAGTATCTGTGTTTAAGATGGAAGAGATTCTTGATTACGTTTTCTTGATCTCCAAGTGTAGACAAGCGACTACGTTATCTAAGATGCTTGGTTTGGATAAGACCATAGTCGCTGGTATTGTTCAGAAGCTGTTGCATACCGGGAGGTTACTTGCTGCGATTACTTTTATTTACGAGTTTGAGATGACTGATAGGTTCCGACCAGTTAATGTTTTGAAAACTAGTTTATACAACTCTAGAGAGGCTGCTAAGAGGGTCTGCGCCGAAGGGGGTAACTCTCTCAAGGCCCAGAACGAAGCTACTGATAAAGAGCTTAGTGCGTTGAGGTTGGTGATCAGGGTGATTAAGGAGAGGAACCTTGAAATTGAGTTTTTTGAAGAGGATCTTGAGGAATCCGTTCAAGAGTTGGAGAATCTGAGAGCTCAGAGGAGGCAAGCCGCTAAGCCCGCTTCCCCTGCTATTCCCCCTAAACGACCTCGAGTTGCTACGGGTAATAATTTGACAACTCGGACACATAATCAGCAACCGCCGCTTTTGCCTGATCCTAGGCACGGTTTACAAGTGAACCCGTTTGGTTTTGTGAACTCAACAGTGCCTGGTGTTAATGTCCCATATGGCAACCAATTGGCTCCATATGGATCGGTTCCAGCTCCAGCTATAGTGGCTCGACCTGTCTACTATCAGCAGCAAACTGGATATGGGTTACGACCTCAATACCAACCACCTTACTATCCTCAGTAG
- the LOC103840219 gene encoding FRIGIDA-like protein 2 isoform X2 — protein sequence MAAGGTNQSKSRAPPTMTAPESISLAINQIDEKKQKLKQAFDDLQPHRSLLSPSFNLSWSDIDSRFSSLQSSLSDRFRLLQPDRTEPPPLLWPELRTFCDNMDGKGLGKFMVDNSNKRLSIKPELAQAIRSSSSPAALVLDAIQGSYRCSPPSSARALDARRTFVLLLEALIEIKPSLTNELRERARTLASDWRLNICNKSSEALGFLHLVVVFELVSVFKMEEILDYVFLISKCRQATTLSKMLGLDKTIVAGIVQKLLHTGRLLAAITFIYEFEMTDRFRPVNVLKTSLYNSREAAKRVCAEGGNSLKAQNEATDKELSALRLVIRVIKERNLEIEFFEEDLEESVQELENLRAQRRQAAKPASPAIPPKRPRVATGNNLTTRTHNQQPPLLPDPRHGLQVNPFGFVNSTVPGVNVPYGNQLAPYGSVPAPAIVARPVYYQQQTGYGLRPQYQPPYYPQ from the coding sequence ATGGCAGCGGGGGGAACAAATCAATCAAAATCTAGGGCTCCACCTACAATGACGGCTCCTGAATCAATCTCCTTAGCGATCAACCAAATCGACGAGAAGAAGCAAAAGCTGAAGCAAGCCTTCGACGACCTTCAACCTCACCGTTCCCTCCTCTCCCCATCTTTCAACCTCTCCTGGTCCGACATCGACTCTCGCTTCTCCTCTCTCCAGTCCTCACTCTCTGACCGCTTCCGCCTCCTCCAACCCGACAGAACCGAACCACCCCCGCTCCTCTGGCCGGAACTGCGAACGTTCTGCGACAACATGGACGGCAAAGGCTTGGGGAAGTTCATGGTTGATAACTCGAATAAGCGTTTGTCGATCAAACCGGAGCTTGCGCAAGCGATTCGATCCTCATCGAGTCCAGCAGCTTTGGTTCTTGACGCGATCCAAGGCTCTTACCGTTGTTCCCCGCCGTCTTCCGCCAGAGCCCTCGATGCGAGGAGGACGTTCGTTTTGCTGTTGGAAGCTTTGATTGAGATCAAACCAAGTCTCACTAACGAGTTGAGGGAGAGAGCGAGGACGCTCGCTTCCGATTGGAGGTTGAATATATGTAACAAATCATCGGAAGCGTTAGGGTTTCTTCACTTGGTCGTAGTCTTTGAGTTAGTATCTGTGTTTAAGATGGAAGAGATTCTTGATTACGTTTTCTTGATCTCCAAGTGTAGACAAGCGACTACGTTATCTAAGATGCTTGGTTTGGATAAGACCATAGTCGCTGGTATTGTTCAGAAGCTGTTGCATACCGGGAGGTTACTTGCTGCGATTACTTTTATTTACGAGTTTGAGATGACTGATAGGTTCCGACCAGTTAATGTTTTGAAAACTAGTTTATACAACTCTAGAGAGGCTGCTAAGAGGGTCTGCGCCGAAGGGGGTAACTCTCTCAAGGCCCAGAACGAAGCTACTGATAAAGAGCTTAGTGCGTTGAGGTTGGTGATCAGGGTGATTAAGGAGAGGAACCTTGAAATTGAGTTTTTTGAAGAGGATCTTGAGGAATCCGTTCAAGAGTTGGAGAATCTGAGAGCTCAGAGGAGGCAAGCCGCTAAGCCCGCTTCCCCTGCTATTCCCCCTAAACGACCTCGAGTTGCTACGGGTAATAATTTGACAACTCGGACACATAATCAGCAACCGCCGCTTTTGCCTGATCCTAGGCACGGTTTACAAGTGAACCCGTTTGGTTTTGTGAACTCAACAGTGCCTGGTGTTAATGTCCCATATGGCAACCAATTGGCTCCATATGGATCGGTTCCAGCTCCAGCTATAGTGGCTCGACCTGTCTACTATCAGCAGCAAACTGGATATGGGTTACGACCTCAATACCAACCACCTTACTATCCTCAGTAG
- the LOC103840224 gene encoding conserved oligomeric Golgi complex subunit 6 gives MASTVGLAPGLSRKLKKVLECRTDTPDLVASLNALSSFYDENSAHARRNLRSTIEKRALQINSEFLSAADSTQIALDRVEEEVNALADCCDKIAAALSSSAETTSDIISTTERLKQELEVTTQRQEIVGCFLRDYQLSNEEIKALREDELDESFFQALSHVQEIHSNCKLLLRTHHQRAGLELMGVMAMYQEGAYERLCRWVQAECRKLGDTDNPEVGDLLRTAVRCLKEKPALFKYCAEEVGNLRHNALFRRFISALTRGGPGGMPRPIEVHAHDPLRYVGDMLGWLHQALASERELVHALFDIDSADYKSTAKNTAENDSLKAAESDFTFVLDRIFEGVCRPFKVRVEQVLQSQPSLIISYKLTNTLEFYSYTISDLLGRDTALCNTIGMVKDAAQKTFFDILKTRGEKLLRYPPPVAIDLSPPPAVREGVSLTLEIIENYNSMMVSASGEKPAFDPVLSALLDPIIKMCEQAAEAHKSKMSGQLTRRSRTSSDSSQLTSVDALLSSSSSPPQNNETPSKIFLINCLCAIQQPLLRHDVASQYVTNIGSMIENHINLLVQKEVDTLLQRCGLSDKMQIFRSYTTTELALSGRQETSPAVLSECLKAFFGLVLGSEGSLPEFEQIQVPKLRSEACVRVAKTLAEDYEVIYRAVTDQQNGYPDPKSLARHPPDQIRTILGI, from the exons ATGGCTTCGACGGTGGGATTAGCGCCGGGACTATCTCGGAAGCTGAAGAAGGTACTGGAATGCCGTACGGATACTCCGGATCTGGTGGCGTCGCTAAACGCTTTGTCTTCATTCTACGACGAGAACAGCGCTCACGCGCGGCGGAACCTCAGATCGACGATCGAGAAGCGCGCGCTCCAGATCAACAGCGAGTTCCTCAGCGCGGCCGATTCGACTCAGATCGCGTTGGATCGCGTGGAGGAGGAAGTGAACGCCTTGGCCGATTGCTGCGACAAGATCGCGGCGGCGCTGAGCAGCTCGGCGGAGACCACAAGCGATATCATCAGTACCACGGAGAGGCTGAAGCAAGAGCTTGAGGTTACTACTCAGAGGCAGGAGATTGTTGGTTGCTTTCTTCGTGATTATCAGCTATCCAACGAAGAg ATCAAAGCGCTTAGGGAAGATGAATTGGATGAGAGTTTCTTCCAAGCCTTGTCTCATGTTCAGGAGATTCATTCCAATTGCAAATTGCTTCTCAGGACGCATCATCAG CGAGCTGGCTTGGAGTTGATGGGAGTGATGGCTATGTACCAAGAAGGAGCGTATGAGCGTCTTTGCAG GTGGGTTCAGGCTGAGTGTAGGAAACTGGGTGATACGGATAACCCAGAGGTGGGTGACCTTTTGAGGACTGCTGTTCGCTGTCTTAAGGAGAAACCTGCGCTCTTCAAATATTGTGCAGAGGAG GTAGGGAATCTGAGACATAATGCCTTATTTAGAAGGTTTATTAGCGCTCTTACACGTGGAGGACCTGGAGGGATGCCTAGACCTATTGAAGTTCATGCCCATGACCCCTTACGATATGTTGGAGACATGCTTGGGTGGCTGCATCAG GCTTTGGCATCAGAAAGAGAACTTGTTCATGCTTTATTTGACATAGACTCAGCAGATTATAAATCAACGGCGAAGAATACGGCTGAGAATGATTCCCTAAAGGCAGCAGAATCTGATTTTACATTTGTTCTGGATAGAATTTTCGAAGGAGTTTGCAGGCCATTTAAAGTGAGAGTCGAGCAAGTGCTGCAGTCACAACCAAGTCTTATTATTTCTTATAAACTCACCAACACCTTGGAGTTCTACAGCTACACT ATCTCAGACTTACTCGGGCGAGACACTGCTCTCTGTAATACAATTGGGATGGTTAAGGATGCTGCACAAAAAACCTTCTTCGACATTCTTAAAACCCGAGGGGAGAAACTTCTACGATACCCTCCACCGGTAGCGATTGATCTCTCTCCGCCTCCAGCTGTCCGAGAAGGAGTTTCTCTAACTCTTGAGATAATCGAGAACTACAACAGCATGATGGTTTCCGCTTCAGGAGAGAAACCGGCATTTGATCCTGTCCTCTCTGCACTGCTCGACCCTATCATTAAG ATGTGTGAGCAAGCAGCAGAGGCGCACAAATCGAAAATGAGCGGCCAATTAACCAGACGAAGCCGAACAAGTTCCGACTCAAGCCAGTTAACATCAGTAGATGCTCTACTCTCTAGCAGCTCGTCCCCACCACAG AATAATGAAACACCCTCGAAGATATTCCTCATCAACTGTTTATGCGCCATCCAACAACCGTTGCTAAGACACGATGTGGCGTCACAGTACGTAACTAACATCGGATCAATGATCGAGAACCACATAAACCTCCTGGTCCAGAAAGAAGTCGACACGCTCCTCCAAAGATGCGGTCTTTCAGACAAAATGCAAATCTTCCGCTCTTACACCACAACTGAACTTGCTTTGTCTGGACGACAGGAGACATCACCCGCAGTGCTGTCGGAATGCCTCAAGGCCTTCTTCGGCCTCGTTTTGGGAAGCGAAGGCTCTCTTCCTGAGTTCGAGCAGATACAAGTCCCTAAACTCAGGTCCGAAGCTTGCGTGCGGGTGGCCAAAACGTTAGCTGAAGATTATGAAGTTATATACCGAGCCGTAACGGATCAACAAAACGGGTATCCAGATCCGAAATCCCTCGCTCGACATCCACCGGATCAGATCCGAACCATTCTCGGTATATGA
- the LOC103840220 gene encoding acyl-CoA-binding protein, translating to MGLKGEFEEHAEKVKTLTTKPSDEDLLILYGLFKQATVGPVTTSRPGMFSMKERAKWDAWKAVEAKSTDEAMSDYITKVKQLMEAAEAST from the exons ATGGGTTTGAAG GGGGAGTTCGAGGAGCACGCTGAGAAAGTCAAGACGCTCACCACGAAACCATCTGACGAAGACTTGCTCATCCTCTACGGTCTCTTCAAGCAAGCCACCGTCGGGCCAGTGACCACCA GCCGTCCTGGGATGTTCAGCATGAAGGAAAGAGCCAAGTGGGATGCTTGGAAGGCCGTTGAAG CGAAATCGACGGATGAGGCCATGAGTGACTACATCACTAAGGTGAAGCAGCTCATGGAAGCAGCAGAGGCTTCAACTTGA
- the LOC103840223 gene encoding LOW QUALITY PROTEIN: formin-like protein 14 (The sequence of the model RefSeq protein was modified relative to this genomic sequence to represent the inferred CDS: inserted 1 base in 1 codon), producing the protein MSLLSRFFYKRPPDGLLEFADRVYVFDSCFCTEVVADDLYQIFLHEVINDLHEDFPDSSFLAFNFREGEKRSVFAETLCEYDVTVLEYPRQYEGCPLLPLSLIQHFLRVCDNWLSRQDVILLHCERGGWPLLAFVLATFLIFRKVHSGERRTLEIVHREAPKGLLQLLSPLNPFPSQLRYLQYVARRNITPDWPPPERSLSLDCLIIRAIPNFDSQLGCRPIIRIFGRNYSSTSGLSTEMLYSMSNKKKPLRHYRQAECDVIKIDIQCWVQGDVVLECVHMDLEPEREVMMFRVMFNTAFIRSNILMLNSDNLDILWEAKDHYPKGFRAEVLFGEVENALPQKVPTPIVNGDETGGLPIEAFSKVQELFSGVDLAENGDDAALWLLKQLAAINDAKEFTRFRHRGGFYMNSPDSEEETNTSSAADSSDEGFDAIHRPRISLSFDNDDPEGIPISFAPESAEEPHEFSRGQQQEDQSKDSVQLSALPSSATLLPPPPPPPPPPSPFTVNKVTRIDSLSSQPQPPPPPPPLPSFSSRDHPTTSHQPINKTPPPPPPPPPFSRSISPSSAPPPPPPPPPPPSFGSTVNKLQAQPPPPPPPFSKSNSPSSAPPXPPPPPFGNTGNKVQAKPPPPPPPPPIQASSTKCVPSPPPPPPPPPPHSGLARAGPPSAPPPPPPPLPKANISNAPMPPPPPPLPPSSAKLGAPPPPPPPPRPPLSGKLGAPPPPPPRPPSSGKLGAPPPPPPPPLSKTPAPPPPPLSKTSAPPPPPALGRGTSSGPPPLGAKGSNAPPPPPAAGRGRASSGLGRGRGVSVPTVAPKKTVLKPLHWSKVTRPAKGSLWADDTQQQENQPRAPEIDISELESLFSAVSDTAAKKSTGRRGSSISKPEKVQLVDLRRANNCEIMLTKIKIPLPDMLSAVLALDSSVLDIDQVENLIKFCPTKEEMELLRNYTGDKEMLGKCEQFFMELMRVPRIEAKLRVFGFKITFASQAEDLKSCLNTINFATKEVKESAKLRQIMQTILTLGNALNQGTARGSAVGFKLDSLLKLSDTRARNNKMTLMHYLCKLVGEKMPELLDFPSDLAHLEAASKIDFKTLAEEMQAATKGLEKVDHELMASGNDGAISLGFRKVLKEFLATAEAEVRVLASLYTESGRNADSLCHYFGEDPNRCPFEQVTKILTLFMKTFIKSREENEKQSEADKKKLEKDTMKEKPMVKKDGANP; encoded by the exons ATGTCGCTGCTAAGTAGGTTCTTTTACAAGAGACCACCAGATGGGTTGCTTGAGTTTGCTGATAGAGTTTATG tttttgattcttgtttttgcACGGAAGTTGTGGCGGATGACTTGTACCAAATCTTTCTCCACGAAGTCATCAACGACTTACACGAAGACTTCCCCGACTCCTCTTTCCTCGCATTCAATTTCCGAGAAGGAGAGAAAAGAAGCGTCTTTGCTGAGACCCTCTGTGAATACGATGTCACCGTCCTCGAGTACCCCAGGCAATACGAAGGCTGCCCTTTGCTCCCTTTATCACTTATCCAGCATTTTCTCCGTGTCTGTGACAACTGGCTTTCTCGTCAGGATGTTATTCTTCTTCACTGCGAAAGGGGAGGCTGGCCGCTTCTCGCTTTTGTCCTTGCCACCTTTCTTATTTTCAGGAAAGTTCACAGTGGCGAGCGCAGGACTCTTGAGATCGTGCATCGTGAGGCTCCCAAGGGTCTTTTGCAGCTTCTCTCCCCCTTGAATCCCTTCCCTTCCCAGCTTCGTTATCTTCAGTATGTTGCCAGGAGGAACATCACTCCTGACTGGCCGCCTCCTGAGCGATCTCTTTCTTTGGATTGTCTCATTATTCGAGCTATTCCCAACTTCGACTCCCAACTTGGATGCAGACCCATTATACGTATCTTTGGAAGAAATTACAGTAGCACATCTGGTCTTTCCACGGAGATGCTCTATTCTATGTCTAATAAGAAAAAACCCCTTCGTCATTACCGTCAG GCAGAATGTGACGTGATCAAAATTGACATCCAGTGCTGGGTCCAAGGAGATGTTGTGCTGGAGTGTGTGCATATGGATTTAGAACCAGAACGAGAGGTTATGATGTTTCGTGTGATGTTCAATACTGCATTCATCAGGTCCAACATACTAATGTTGAACTCCGACAACTTGGATATTCTTTGGGAGGCCAAGGATCATTATCCAAAAGGGTTTCGTGCAGAG GTTTTGTTTGGAGAAGTTGAGAATGCTTTGCCTCAGAAAGTTCCAACGCCAATAGTAAATGGTGATGAGACTGGTGGCTTGCCCATTGAAGCCTTTTCTAAAGTTCAAGAACTTTTTAGTGGTGTGGATTTGGCTGAAAATGGAGACGATGCTGCTTTGTGGTTGCTGAAACAACTTGCTGCAATAAATGATGCAAAGGAGTTCACAAGATTTCGGCACAGAGGGGGTTTTTATATGAATTCTCCTGACTCTGAAGAGGAGACCAACACATCTAGTGCCGCTGATAGTTCAGATGAAGGCTTTGATGCCATCCATAGACCTCGCatttctctatcttttgataATGATGACCCCGAAGGCATTCCTATATCTTTTGCTCCTGAATCTGCAGAGGAGCCTCATGAATTCTCTCGTGGACAACAGCAAGAAGATCAATCGAAAGACAGTGTCCAGCTTTCGGCTCTTCCGTCTTCTGCCACACTTTtacctcctccaccaccaccaccacctcctccctCTCCTTTTACTGTAAATAAAGTTACACGCATAGACTCGTTGTCATCCCAACCCCAACCCCCACCTCCGCCGCCACCTCTCCCTAGTTTCAGCAGTAGAGATCATCCGACAACATCACACCAGCCTATCAACAAAAccccaccaccacctcctcctcctccacctttCTCTAGAAGCATTTCTCCATCTTCAGCTccacctcctccaccaccaccacccccGCCGCCTTCATTTGGGAGCACAGTAAATAAACTTCAGGCGcaaccacctcctcctcctccacctttCTCTAAAAGCAATTCTCCATCTTCAGCTCCAC CCCCCCCGCCACCTCCGTTTGGGAACACAGGAAATAAAGTTCAGGCGAagccacctccaccaccacctcctcctccaatCCAAGCATCCTCGACTAAATGTGTACCGTCACCACCCCCACCGCCACCGCCACCGCCACCTCATTCGGGTCTTGCTCGTGCTGGCCCACCTTCGGCACCCCCACCACCTCCACCTCCGCTTCCTAAGGCAAATATTTCAAATGCCCCCATGCCACCTCCTCCACCTCCACTTCCTCCTTCATCTGCAAAGTTGGGTGCTCCCCCTccgcctcctccaccaccacgtCCTCCTTTATCCGGAAAGTTGGGTGCTccgcctcctccaccaccacgtCCTCCTTCATCCGGAAAGTTGGGTGCTCCCCCTccgcctccaccaccaccactatcCAAGACCCCTGCTCCCCCTCCGCCACCTCTATCCAAGACctctgctcctcctcctccgccagCTTTGGGTCGTGGCACAAGTAGTGGCCCACCACCACTGGGAGCAAAAGGTTCAAATGCACCGCCGCCACCTCCTGCTGCAGGAAGGGGCAGAGCTTCCTCGGGACTTGGAAGAGGCCGAGGTGTGAGTGTGCCTACTGTTGCACCTAAGAAAACCGTGCTAAAGCCTTTGCACTGGTCTAAAGTTACTCGGCCAGCAAAAGGTAGTTTGTGGGCTGATGATACTCAACAACAGGAAAACCAACCTCG TGCCCCTGAAATAGATATATCAGAGCTCGAGAGTCTGTTTTCTGCAGTTTCAGATACCGCTGCTAAGAAAAGCACAGGTCGCAGGGGTTCGAGTATCAGCAAACCTGAGAAAGTTCAACTG GTTGACCTTCGAAGAGCAAATAACTGTGAAATAATGCTTACGAAAATTAAGATTCCTCTGCCAGATATGCTT AGCGCAGTTCTAGCCTTAGATTCGTCAGTTCTGGACATCGACCAGGTTGAAAATCTCATCAAATTTTGTCCGACGAAGGAAGAAATGGAATTGTTGAGG AATTATACCGGTGACAAAGAAATGCTTGGAAAGTGTGAACAG TTTTTCATGGAACTAATGAGGGTTCCACGTATAGAAGCAAAGTTACGAGTGTTTGGCTTTAAAATTACCTTTGCTTCTCAG GCGGAAGACTTAAAAAGCTGCCTTAATACAATAAACTTTGCTACTAAAGAG GTGAAGGAGTCTGCAAAGTTGCGTCAGATTATGCAAACAATTTTAACACTAGGAAATGCTCTGAATCAGGGAACTGCAAGAG GGTCTGCTGTGGGTTTCAAACTGGATAGTCTTCTTAAATTATCTGATACTCGTGCAAGAAATAACAAAATGACTTTGATGCATTACTTATGCAAG CTTGTTGGTGAAAAAATGCCAGAGTTGCTGGATTTTCCCAGTGACCTTGCTCACTTGGAAGCTGCATCGAAG ATTGATTTCAAAACGTTGGCTGAAGAAATGCAGGCGGCGACTAAAGGCCTTGAAAAGGTTGATCACGAACTCATGGCTTCAGGAAACGATGGTGCAATATCTCTGGGCTTCCGAAAG GTTTTGAAGGAGTTTCTTGCTACCGCTGAAGCAGAAGTGAGGGTGCTTGCTTCCTTATATACAGAATCG GGAAGAAATGCAGATTCCTTGTGCCACTACTTTGGTGAGGATCCAAATAGATGTCCTTTCGAACAAG TGACCAAGATTCTGACTCTTTTCATGAAAACTTTCATCAAATCACGAGAGGAGAATGAGAAACAATCGGAGGCTGACAAGAAGAAGCTGGAGAAAGATACAATGAAGGAGAAGCCAATGGTAAAGAAAGACGGTGCTAATCCATAG